The Phacochoerus africanus isolate WHEZ1 chromosome X, ROS_Pafr_v1, whole genome shotgun sequence genome has a segment encoding these proteins:
- the LOC125118336 gene encoding spindlin-2 produces the protein MKTVNSQEAEGQQTRAVAGRATGCANMTKKKASQKKQRGRPSSQPRRNIVGCRISHGWKEGDEPITQWKGTVLDQVPINPSLYLVKYDGIDCVYGLELHRDERVLSLKILSDRVASSQVSDANLANTIIGKAVEHMFEGEHGSKDEWRGMVLAQAPIMKAWFYITYEKDPVLYMYQLLDDYKEGDLRIMPESSESPPAEREPGGVVDGLIGKHVEYTKEDGSKRIGMVIHQVEAKPSVYFIKFDDDFHIYVYDLVKKS, from the coding sequence ATGAAAACCGTCAACTCACAGGAGGCCGAAGGGCAACAAACCAGGGCAGTTGCAGGACGGGCCACTGGGTGTGCAAACATGACGAAGAAAAAAGCCTCCCAAAAGAAGCAGAGAGGCAGACCTTCGTCCCAGCCCCGCAGGAACATCGTGGGCTGCAGAATTTCACACGGGTGGAAGGAAGGCGATGAGCCCATCACCCAGTGGAAAGGAACCGTTCTGGATCAGGTGCCTATAAATCCTTCTCTTTATCTGGTGAAATATGATGGAATTGACTGTGTCTATGGACTGGAACTTCACAGAGATGAAAGAGTTTTGTCTCTTAAAATTCTTTCCGACAGGGTGGCATCATCTCAAGTCAGTGATGCAAACCTTGCAAATACCATAATTGGTAAAGCTGTGGAACATATGTTTGAGGGTGAGCATGGTTCTAAGGATGAATGGAGAGGAATGGTCTTAGCCCAAGCACCTATCATGAAAGCCTGGTTTTATATTACCTATGAGAAAGATCCTGTCTTGTACATGTACCAGCTTCTAGATGATTATAAAGAAGGAGACCTCCGTATCATGCCAGAGTCCAGTGAGTCTCCTCCAGcagagagggagccaggaggagTTGTAGATGGCCTGATAGGTAAACATGTGGAGTATACCAAAGAAGATGGCTCCAAACGGATCGGCATGGTCATTCACCAAGTGGAAGCCAAACCTTCTGTGTATTTCATCAAGTTTGATGATGATTTCCATATCTATGTCTATGATTTGGTGAAAAAGTCCTAA